The following DNA comes from Acidimicrobiia bacterium.
CGGGTTGACGACCTGGTCGATGTGGTCCGCCGGCACCGTGAAGGTGTGCTGGGCCTGACCGACGTTCTTGACCGTGACCGTGACGCTCGTGGTGCCCTTCGGGACCTGCACGAAGGTCGGCTCGTAGTCGAAGTCGTCCTGGTGGAGCTCGATGCTGCCGCCGCTGGCGACGGCGGTGCCCTGGTTCGTCACCTTCCCCGAGAGCTTGATCGGCGGCTTGCCCTTGGCGGCGGTGCCGGCCCCCGCGCCGGAGGCGACGAGGGCGACGGGGACGAGGCCGGCGGCCATCACCGCCGCGCCGACGAGCAGCTTCCGCATGGGACCCCCCTGGATCGGCGGCTCGGACTACGTCAACATACGGCCGGGGCGGCGATTGGGATTGGCCGCCGCTCGGCCGCTCGTCACCTCTAGGGTGGAGGCAATCCCCTGCCACCACGCCGCCGTAGGACTGTCATGTGGTCGGTAGCCGACGATGCGCTCGTGGCCGGGATGGCCGCCGGCGACGCCGACGCCGCGTCGGCGTTCGTGGAGCGCTTCCAGCGGCGGGTCTACGGGCTCGCGCTCACCATCGTCGGTGACCCGCGGGGCGCCGAGGACGTCGCCCAGGAGGCGCTCCTCCGAGCCTGGCGGCACGCCGCCGTGTTCGATCCCCGGCGGGGCAGCGTCGTGACGTGGCTGCTCACGATCACCCGGAACCTCTCGATCGACGCCCTGCGGGTCCGCCGCCCCGCGGCCGTCGACCCGGACCACCTCGTCGACCTCTCGGTCGAGGCGCCCGGCCGCGGGCCGGCCGAGTCGGCGCTCGTCGCCGACGACGTCGGCCGGCTCCGCGCCGCGCTCGTCGGGCTCCCGGACGAGCAGCGCCGCGCCGTCGTGCTCGCCGGGGTCGTCGGGTTCACCGCCCGCGAGGTCGCCGAGCGAGAGGCGATCCCGCTCGGGACGGCGAAGACCCGCATCCGGGCGGGCCTCGGTCGCCTGCGCGTGGCGATGGCCAGCGAGGAGCGGGCCGAATGAGCGGCGTGGGCTGCGCCGCGACCCGCGAGGCGGCGCCGGAGCTGGCGCTCGGCATCCTCGACGGCGCCGAGCGCGCCGAGGTGCTCCTCCACGTCGCCGGCTGCCCCCGCTGCCAGCGGCACCTGAACGAGCTGACCGGCGTGGCCGACGCGCTCTCGCGCCTGGCGCCGGAGGCGGAGCCGCCGGTGGGCTTCGCCGACCGGGTCCAGTCC
Coding sequences within:
- a CDS encoding cupredoxin domain-containing protein; this encodes MRKLLVGAAVMAAGLVPVALVASGAGAGTAAKGKPPIKLSGKVTNQGTAVASGGSIELHQDDFDYEPTFVQVPKGTTSVTVTVKNVGQAQHTFTVPADHIDQVVNPGQTFVETVALPQKGAVGFYCRFHKSQGMQGAFFSKKGDKVVKAVSSTSGANTGGGGSSSGY
- a CDS encoding sigma-70 family RNA polymerase sigma factor, giving the protein MWSVADDALVAGMAAGDADAASAFVERFQRRVYGLALTIVGDPRGAEDVAQEALLRAWRHAAVFDPRRGSVVTWLLTITRNLSIDALRVRRPAAVDPDHLVDLSVEAPGRGPAESALVADDVGRLRAALVGLPDEQRRAVVLAGVVGFTAREVAEREAIPLGTAKTRIRAGLGRLRVAMASEERAE